Proteins encoded together in one Prunus dulcis chromosome 3, ALMONDv2, whole genome shotgun sequence window:
- the LOC117622464 gene encoding DEAD-box ATP-dependent RNA helicase 28-like isoform X2: protein MVSQEHACGSTTSVDFKITKALQQQLILHHSAADEDDEAISSECESDKQEDYKEPESNEEEDQVEGDNDCNAPSNGNNNKPLLRACDELDHTKPTPIQPEDEEEGDDDSPPNIADDNNQPFFAPLEGMSFHANSFIELNLSRPLLRACEKLGHTKPTPIQTACIPLALAGRDICGSAITGSGKTAAFALPTLERLLFRPKWVPAIRVLVLTPTRELGLQVLSMIEKLAQFTDIRCCQAVGGLPLKAQEAALRSKPDIVVATPGRIIDHLHNSMSVDLEDLAVLILDEADRLLEVGFSAEIRELIRLCPKRRQTMLFSATMTTEVDELVKLSLSKPLRLSADPSAKRPVALTEEVVRIRRMSEVNKEAVLLALCSKTFTSRVIIFSGTKLAAHRLKILFGLAGFKAAELHGNLSQDQRLHALELFRKQNVDFLIATELVSRGIDIAGVQTVINYECPTHLTSYVHRVGRTARAGREGYAVTFVTDNDRSLLKTIAKRARSKLKSRIVAEQSIIKWSQIIEQMEDQVAAILLEEREEQALRKAEMEATKAENMIAHKDEIYSRRKKTWFQTEKQKKMVVNAAKASLGREKHSGNEVISAQQAEDLKMKVKTKQEREKNLPRKMRRKLEAAREMLRG from the exons ATGGTCTCCCAAGAACACGCCTGTGGAAGCACAACCTCCGTCGATTTCAAGATCACCAAAGCCCTGCAGCAACAACTAATCTTACACCATAGTGCTGCTGACGAAGATGACGAGGCTATTAGCTCGGAATGCGAATCCGACAAACAA GAAGATTATAAAGAGCCAGAATCCAATGAGGAAGAAGACCAGGTGGAAGGTGATAATGATTGTAATGCTCCTTCTAATGGGAATAATAATAAGCCATTGCTGCGGGCTTGCGATGAGTTGGACCATACCAAGCCCACTCCAATTCAG CCTGAAGACGAAGAGGAAGGCGATGATGATTCTCCTCCTAATATTGCCGATGACAATAATCAGCCTTTTTTTGCTCCGTTAGAGGGAATGTCATTTCATGCAAATTCATTCATAGAGTTGAATTTGTCGCGGCCTTTGCTTCGCGCTTGTGAGAAATTGGGCCATACCAAGCCCACTCCAATTCAG ACAGCGTGCATACCATTAGCCCTGGCCGGGCGTGACATATGTGGGAGTGCCATTACTGGTTCTGGAAAG ACGGCTGCCTTTGCATTACCAACTTTGGAGAGACTATTGTTTCGCCCCAAGTGGGTGCCAGCTATAAGGGTCCTTGTTTTGACCCCAACCAGGGAACTCGGGCTTCA GGTTCTAAGTATGATTGAGAAACTTGCCCAGTTTACGGATATAAGATGTTGCCAAGCTGTTGGAGGGCTTCCATTAAAG GCGCAGGAGGCAGCCTTGAGGTCAAAGCCAGATATTGTTGTGGCTACTCCAGGACGCATTATAGATCATTTACATAATTCTATGTCTGTGGATTTGGAAGATCTTGCTGTTCTAATTCTTGATGAGGCAGATCGACTTTTGGAGGTTGGATTTAGTGCTGAAATTCGCGAGCTG ATTCGTTTATGCCCCAAAAGGAGACAGACCATGCTATTTTCAGCTACGATGACTACTGAAGTTGATGAACTTGTCAAGCTTTCTCTTTCCAAACCACTACGTCTCTCAGCCGACCCATCTGCTAAACGGCCAGTGGCACTAACCGAGGA GGTGGTTAGGATACGACGAATGAGTGAAGTAAATAAGGAAGCAGTTCTACTTGCATTGTGTTCAAAGACATTCACTTCTAGAGTGATAATATTCAG TGGCACAAAACTGGCTGCACATAGGTTGAAGATTTTATTTGGGTTAGCTGGCTTTAAAGCAGCTGAGCTTCATGGAAATCTTTCTCAAGACCAGCGTCTACAT GCGTTGGAACTTTTCAGGAAGCAGAACGTTGATTTTTTGATTGCAACTGAATTGGTTTCCCGG GGCATTGACATTGCTGGTGTTCAGACAGTTATCAACTATGAATGTCCTACTCATCTTACAAG CTATGTCCATCGAGTGGGTCGTACAGCAAGGGCTGGTAGAGAAGGATATGCTGTTACTTTTGTGACAGATAATGACCGATCTCTTTTGAAAACCATT GCAAAAAGAGCTCGTTCAAAACTGAAGAGTCGAATTGTTGCCGAACAATCAATTATTAAGTGGTCCCAGATAATTGAGCAAATGGAAGATCAAGTGGCTGCAATTCTGCTAGAAGAAAG GGAAGAACAAGCATTGAGAAAAGCTGAAATGGAAGCAACAAAG GCAGAGAATATGATTGCACACAAAGATGAAATTTATTCACGCCGCAAGAAGACCTGGTTTCAGacagaaaagcaaaagaagatgGTAGTGAATGCAGCTAAG GCATCCCTTGGAAGAGAAAAGCATTCTGGAAATGAGGTAATCAGTGCCCAACAAGCCGAAGACttaaaaatgaaagtaaaGACGAAGCAGGAGCGTGAG AAAAATTTGCCTCGCAAGATGCGCCGGAAATTGGAAGCAGCTAGAGAAATGTTAAGAGGATGA
- the LOC117622464 gene encoding DEAD-box ATP-dependent RNA helicase 28-like isoform X1: MTPSFVFEPPSDEEYFDEEQGLRDGNFQSSWDFASYFEMVSQEHACGSTTSVDFKITKALQQQLILHHSAADEDDEAISSECESDKQEDYKEPESNEEEDQVEGDNDCNAPSNGNNNKPLLRACDELDHTKPTPIQPEDEEEGDDDSPPNIADDNNQPFFAPLEGMSFHANSFIELNLSRPLLRACEKLGHTKPTPIQTACIPLALAGRDICGSAITGSGKTAAFALPTLERLLFRPKWVPAIRVLVLTPTRELGLQVLSMIEKLAQFTDIRCCQAVGGLPLKAQEAALRSKPDIVVATPGRIIDHLHNSMSVDLEDLAVLILDEADRLLEVGFSAEIRELIRLCPKRRQTMLFSATMTTEVDELVKLSLSKPLRLSADPSAKRPVALTEEVVRIRRMSEVNKEAVLLALCSKTFTSRVIIFSGTKLAAHRLKILFGLAGFKAAELHGNLSQDQRLHALELFRKQNVDFLIATELVSRGIDIAGVQTVINYECPTHLTSYVHRVGRTARAGREGYAVTFVTDNDRSLLKTIAKRARSKLKSRIVAEQSIIKWSQIIEQMEDQVAAILLEEREEQALRKAEMEATKAENMIAHKDEIYSRRKKTWFQTEKQKKMVVNAAKASLGREKHSGNEVISAQQAEDLKMKVKTKQEREKNLPRKMRRKLEAAREMLRG, translated from the exons ATGACTCCGAGTTTTGTATTTGAACCCCCAAGTGATGAAGAATATTTCGATGAAGAACAAGGTCTCCGTGATGGAAATTTTCAATCCTCATGGGACTTTGCATCTTACTTTGAAATGGTCTCCCAAGAACACGCCTGTGGAAGCACAACCTCCGTCGATTTCAAGATCACCAAAGCCCTGCAGCAACAACTAATCTTACACCATAGTGCTGCTGACGAAGATGACGAGGCTATTAGCTCGGAATGCGAATCCGACAAACAA GAAGATTATAAAGAGCCAGAATCCAATGAGGAAGAAGACCAGGTGGAAGGTGATAATGATTGTAATGCTCCTTCTAATGGGAATAATAATAAGCCATTGCTGCGGGCTTGCGATGAGTTGGACCATACCAAGCCCACTCCAATTCAG CCTGAAGACGAAGAGGAAGGCGATGATGATTCTCCTCCTAATATTGCCGATGACAATAATCAGCCTTTTTTTGCTCCGTTAGAGGGAATGTCATTTCATGCAAATTCATTCATAGAGTTGAATTTGTCGCGGCCTTTGCTTCGCGCTTGTGAGAAATTGGGCCATACCAAGCCCACTCCAATTCAG ACAGCGTGCATACCATTAGCCCTGGCCGGGCGTGACATATGTGGGAGTGCCATTACTGGTTCTGGAAAG ACGGCTGCCTTTGCATTACCAACTTTGGAGAGACTATTGTTTCGCCCCAAGTGGGTGCCAGCTATAAGGGTCCTTGTTTTGACCCCAACCAGGGAACTCGGGCTTCA GGTTCTAAGTATGATTGAGAAACTTGCCCAGTTTACGGATATAAGATGTTGCCAAGCTGTTGGAGGGCTTCCATTAAAG GCGCAGGAGGCAGCCTTGAGGTCAAAGCCAGATATTGTTGTGGCTACTCCAGGACGCATTATAGATCATTTACATAATTCTATGTCTGTGGATTTGGAAGATCTTGCTGTTCTAATTCTTGATGAGGCAGATCGACTTTTGGAGGTTGGATTTAGTGCTGAAATTCGCGAGCTG ATTCGTTTATGCCCCAAAAGGAGACAGACCATGCTATTTTCAGCTACGATGACTACTGAAGTTGATGAACTTGTCAAGCTTTCTCTTTCCAAACCACTACGTCTCTCAGCCGACCCATCTGCTAAACGGCCAGTGGCACTAACCGAGGA GGTGGTTAGGATACGACGAATGAGTGAAGTAAATAAGGAAGCAGTTCTACTTGCATTGTGTTCAAAGACATTCACTTCTAGAGTGATAATATTCAG TGGCACAAAACTGGCTGCACATAGGTTGAAGATTTTATTTGGGTTAGCTGGCTTTAAAGCAGCTGAGCTTCATGGAAATCTTTCTCAAGACCAGCGTCTACAT GCGTTGGAACTTTTCAGGAAGCAGAACGTTGATTTTTTGATTGCAACTGAATTGGTTTCCCGG GGCATTGACATTGCTGGTGTTCAGACAGTTATCAACTATGAATGTCCTACTCATCTTACAAG CTATGTCCATCGAGTGGGTCGTACAGCAAGGGCTGGTAGAGAAGGATATGCTGTTACTTTTGTGACAGATAATGACCGATCTCTTTTGAAAACCATT GCAAAAAGAGCTCGTTCAAAACTGAAGAGTCGAATTGTTGCCGAACAATCAATTATTAAGTGGTCCCAGATAATTGAGCAAATGGAAGATCAAGTGGCTGCAATTCTGCTAGAAGAAAG GGAAGAACAAGCATTGAGAAAAGCTGAAATGGAAGCAACAAAG GCAGAGAATATGATTGCACACAAAGATGAAATTTATTCACGCCGCAAGAAGACCTGGTTTCAGacagaaaagcaaaagaagatgGTAGTGAATGCAGCTAAG GCATCCCTTGGAAGAGAAAAGCATTCTGGAAATGAGGTAATCAGTGCCCAACAAGCCGAAGACttaaaaatgaaagtaaaGACGAAGCAGGAGCGTGAG AAAAATTTGCCTCGCAAGATGCGCCGGAAATTGGAAGCAGCTAGAGAAATGTTAAGAGGATGA